The Candidatus Aminicenantes bacterium nucleotide sequence TCGAGCGCCGCCAGGTCGTTGGCGTCGGCGACCGCTTGCACGTGCCAGCCGTAGGCCTTGAAGCGGGCCGCCACGTCTTCGCTGAAGGCCAGGCTCGTTTTTCCCTCGATGGTGATATGGTTGTTGTCGTAGAGCCAGATCAGGTTGTCCAGGCCGAGATGACCGGCCAGCGAGGCGGCCTCGGCGCTGATCCCCTCCATCAGGCAGCCGTCCCCGGCCAGGGCGATGATGTCGTAGTCGATCAGCTCGTAGCCCGGCCGGTTGAAATAATTCGCCAGCCATTTTTCGGCAATGGCAAAGCCGACACTGGCTGCCGCGCCTTGCCCCAGGGGACCGGTGGTGGTTTCGACGCCGGGGGTCAGCCCGTGCTCCGGATGGCCGGGGCAGCGGCTGTTGAGTTGGCGGAACTTCTTGATGTCTTCCACAGTGAGGTCGTAGCCGGTGATGTGCAGCACACCGTAGAGGAGCATGGAGGCGTGGCCGGCCGAGAGGATGAAGCGGTCGCGGTTGGGCCAGTCGGGGTTGGCGGGATTGAATTTCATGAACCGGTTATAGATGGTGAAAGCCGCCGGGGCGAGGGCCATCGCGGCTCCGGGGTGGCCCGAGTTGGCTTCCTGCACCGCGTCCATGGCCAGTGTTCTGATCGTATCGATGCAAAGCTGTTCCACGGGGGGATTGGTTTTAATCATGAGGCCATTTTAGAGGAATAAACAGGCAGGTGTCAAGCCGCCGCACGGACCATCCGCTGGACTTTATCCCCCCGGCCCCCCCTAAAGGGGCAGACAAACCATATTCGCCTAAGCAGGCGAATGGTTTGTGCTGCAACGGGTCCACCCCCCTTAGCAAGGGGGGATGAAGGGGGGATCGTTGCAGCAGGAACAAACGAAAGATATACACCTTTTTGATTGCATTTATTTGTTTTTAAAGCTATTATTTCCAGGAATCAACCATGAACTGGAAATGCTGGAAAAATGAAACTGTCGGCGTGATCAAGCGCGTCGAAGCGGTCGACCTTTTCAGGTTTTTGGTCCTTTTCTTTATGATCCAGGGTCATTTGTTCCGTGCCTACCTGCTCCCGGCGATCCGTCAGGCCCATTGGTACCTGGTCCACGAAACCCTGCATGGCATGGTCGCCCCGGGATTTTTATTTGTTTCCGGATTCGCCGCTTTCCTCTCCTTCCACAACAAGCGCCAGAACTACATCCACCTGGACCGGGCCTTTTTCAAGCGTTTGCGGCGGATCATGTTCGTCATCGCCATCGGCTACTGGATACATCTTCCGTTTTTCTCGCTGCGCAAGACTCTGTGGCAGATCTCCCAGGGCCAGGCCGGCGAATTTTTAAAAACCGATATCCTGCAGTGCATCGGCGTCGGCCTGCTGCTGTTCACTATTATAGCCGTCATCCTGAAAAATGAAAAAATAGTGGTCCTGTTCTCGCTCCTGGCCGGGGTGCTGTTCTTTTTACTGCCGGAAACGGTGAAGCACATCCACCTGCACCCGGCCGTCGATCCGTATTTCAACACCGACATCTCGCTTTTCCCCATTTTCCCCTGGGCCGGGTTCCTGTTTCTCGGCGTCATCGTGGCCTACGTCTATTCGCTGCTGAAAAAGGAGATCTTCTTCAGGTTGCTCCTGGTGGTCGGCGTAGCTATTTTCCCCTGGTTCTTTCTCCATTCCGCCCAGGGTTATTTCAAGGCCGAGCTCACCCTGGGCGGCAATCTGAACAAAGCCGGGGGAGTCTTCATCGTCTTATGGTTCGCCGACCTGCTGCTGCGCAAATTCAAAGGACCGTTACTGTCGGTGTTGATCAAGGCGGGCACCGAGTCGCTCTTCGTGTATGTATTGCACCTGTTCATCATCTTCAATTCCATTTTCGGCTTCGGGCTAAATCGCTATTTCCACGACTCGATGAACGTGGGACAGGCATTGCTCTTTTTCTTTATCCTGCAAGCGCTGGTATTCGCCCTGTCCTATTTCTACAACTGGCTGAAGGAAAAGCACCCGCCAGCCTGGAGGGTCGTCTTTTACGGTTTCTGGATCGTGTTCATCCTGGTTTTTGTCGTCAGACCCAATTGAACACAGTGGCCCGGCCGCCGGAAATAGAAAAAAGTGTGGTTTTAAGGTATAATGCCACCCGTCCTTTCAGGGCGAACCAAAGATGAAGCGCAAAGAAATCGTATTGATCAAGGAGACGCGGCAGAACGAAGTCGTCAAAAAGATCATGGAGGCCATTGCGCCGTTTTTAAGCATTCGCTCCAGCAACCGGGTGGCCATCAAGATCAACCTCTCCGGCGCCAAGGAAATCTACGCCAACACCCATTACGAGACGGTCGACTCGATGATCCGCTATCTGCGCGACAAGTATGGCATCGCGCAGATCACGGTGATCGAGGGCTCGGACGGGGCTTTTTTTTCAGGTAAAACCACATGGGACATTTTTTACAAATTCAAATACAAGGAGATCGAGATGCAGGGCGCGCAGCTCTGCAACCTCGACGACCTGGCGCACGACCAGGTGCTCAACGTGGAGACCATCAGCGGCCCCCAGCAGGTTTATTTTTGCCGCTTCCCCGCCGATTACCTGATCTCGATCGTCCCGCCCAAGACGCACAACATTTTCCCGGTTTCGCTCTCGGTTCCCAACCTGATCGGTTTCGTGAAACAGGAGCAGCGGGTGCTGATGTTCGGCGCTTCCAACCAGGAGATGAAGCGCATCAATTTCATTCACAGCGAGAAGTATTTCCAGCTGCTGCAGCTGGCCAACCGCAACTTCGTGGCACTGCTGAAGCAGATCCAGCCTTCATTGGTCGTCATCGACGGCCTGTACGGCATGGAGGGCAAGGGCCCGATCAAGGGCAGCCCGGTATTTCACGGTTTTGCCATCGCCAGCGAGGATGCGGTCATGGCCGACGCCCTGGCCACGCACGTGATGGGGTTCAGCGGCGACGACGTTCCCTACCTGGCCCTGGCCAACAGCGAGGGCCTGGGCAACAACCACTGGCAGAACGTCATCGGCGTCGACCCGCAAACGGTCAAATTCCCGTACCGCCCGCACCCGCTGTTCCAGCGCCAGCGCAAATGGCGGGAAGCGAGGAGCCGCAACGAGGGCGCGGCCGGAAAGTCCCCCGCGGGGACGGTTGTAGACAACCAGCCCCCCAAGGGGACGGTCGTAGACGCCCAGCCCGCGGAAAACAGACCGGAAGACCATGAAGAAAACCATTCGCCACAAAATTAAAGCGCTCAAGGAAGGCCGTCTGTCCGAAGCCGATTTCCTGCGTTGGTTGGAAAACCTCCCCTTCAGCAACGACATTCATCTTAAGCTCGATTTTCACCGCAAGCTGCGGCGCGGGATCCCCGAGGTCATCTTCGGCCAGGGAAAGAACGAGGCCCAGCTGCGCTCGATCATCGCCAAGTTCAGGGAGATGGGCGAGAACATCCTGATCACCCGCATTGATGGCGAACGCTACCGAAAACTGCGCAAGAAATGCCCGGGCCTGCACTACCACGCCGCGGCCCGGATCGTGACCTTCAGCGCCAAGCCGGAAATCGTCAACCGCGGGAAAATACTGGTCCTGTCGGCCGGCGCCAGCGACGAGGCTGTCGCCGAGGAGGCCTATGTCTCCTCGCGCTTTCTCGGCAATGGCACCGATAAGGAATACGATGTGGGCGTCGCCTGCCTGCCGCGCGTCCTGCAGATGCGGGAAAAATTCAATGATTACGCCGTGATCATCGTGGTGGCCGGCATGGAAGGGGCGCTGCCGTCGGTCGTGGCCGGGCTGACCTCGACGCCGATCATCGCCGTCCCAACCTCGGTGGGATACGGCAGCAGCTTCAACGGCGTCGCCGCGTTGCTCTCGATGCTCAACTCCTGCGCCGGCGGGATTGCGGTGGTCAACATCGACAACGGCTTCGGCGCCGCCTACCAGGCCACCCTGATCAACCAGAAAATTTCCTGATCGTCTCGATAAAGGTGTTTATCTTGCCCAGGTGGGTCCCCTGCCAGTAGATCTTCCGGCAATGGCAACAGCGCTGGAAGCGCTCCTGGGTGCGGAAGACGTAGGGCGGAACCAACTCCTTGACCCGTTCCTTTTCGATGGCGGCCAGCTCGCCGTTGCAGAGCAAGCAGCGCGGCGGCAGCGCCGCGGGTTCCAGGTGGAAAGCGGCGACGATCTCCAGCAGCTGCTCGCGCGGATGGACCGCTTCAACCAGGCGGCTGGAGCCGCCGGGCATGGCGTCATGCAAGGCCACATCCTTGGTCAGCAGGATGCGCGCTTCTTCGAGGCATATTTTTTTCAGCTCCGCGTCTTCGGCGCGGTTGTCGTAAAAGGCGTCGACGCCCAGCATGCGCAGCCACTTGGCCGTTTTGCCGAGCATGACGTCGCAGGCGAAGCGGGTGGGAGTGGGCATGGAGCTAGAAGGACCTGGAAACTCGGCGTACGGCATACGGTTGACGGTGTACGGCAACCGCAACCAATCGAAGCTCCATGATGATTGCCGTTTTCCTCACCGTACGCCGTATGCTGTCTACCGTAAACCGAGCCCGGTTTGTTCAATATTCCTTATCGGATGACGCCCGCACGGCGCGGTTGTGAGCCCAGCTCCGGATCTTCTTGATCTGCTCTTCCATGGTCGTGGCCATGGGCACGGAATTGCCGAAGATGACGAACAGGTCATCCTCGATCAACTTGCGGTTTTCATTGAACGCCTCGTACATGCCCGAGATGATCACCTGCTCGATTTCCGACCCGGACCAGTTCTTGGTGATCTGCGCCAGCTGGGGGATGTTGAATTTTTTCAAATCGTTGTCGCGCTTGCTCAGGTGGATGGTGAAGATCTCCTCCCGTTCCTTGCGCGTGGGCAGGTCGATGAAGAAAATCTGGTCGAAGCGGCCCCGGCGCAGCAGCTCCGGCGGCAGCAGATCGATGCGGTTGGCCGTGGCGGCGATGAAAATTTCCGAGGTATGCTCCTGCATCCAGGTCAGGAAATAGCCCAGGATGCGCGAGGAGGCGCTGTCCGTGTGCTTGTCGCTGATGCCGCTTTCGATCTCGTCGATCCAGAGCACCGCCGGCGCCACCGAGTCCATGGTCTTCAGGGCGCGGGCGAACACTTCCTCGGCCGGGCCGGCGATCCCGGAGTAGACCAGGTTCATGTCCAGGCGGAACAGGGGCAGGTTCCAGAGGGTGGCGATGATCTTGGAGGCCAGGCTCTTGCCGCAGCCGGTGATGCCCATGGTCAGGACCCCCTTGGGCTTGTCCAGCCCGAATTCACGGGCTTCCTTGCTAAAAGCTTTTTTTCTTTTCTGCAGCCAGTCCTTCAATTTGTCCAGGCCGCCCATGTCATCGAGGGTCAGGACATGGGTGAAGAATTCCAGGACGTTCTCCTTGAGGATCAGTTGTTTCTTTTCCTGGTGGATCTTGTCGATCAGGCCGATGTGGATGCGCGCTTGCCCCTGGAACGCCTTCATGTATGCCTTATAGGCTTCATCCAGGGTCAGGCCCTGGACGGCGACCGCGAAACTCCTTTTCTCCTCGGCGCTGAGCTGGATCTGCACCCCGGCTTTTTCCAGCGATTCCATGAATTTCAGGCAAAGGCCTTCCAGTTCTTCAAAGTCGGGCATTTCGAAAGTGAAGATATCGATCTCTTTTTTCAGCATCGCCGGCAAAAAATCGTCGGCCGACAGCAGAAAAAGGAATTTCTTGTTGTTCTTAAACTGCAGGTAGCATTCACGGATCTTGCGCACCAGCTCCGGCGCGTTGCGCAGCAGCGTGTTCAGGTCCTTGAACACGAAAAATGCCGGCTCGGCGGTCTTGAGGGCGGCGTCAAGGGCCGTGGCGGCATCCCGGCTGTTGGCGACCTTGACCTCGCTGCCGCTGAGCCCGTTGTGGGAGTCCCAGAAAAAGATGTTCTGGCTTTTGAGCACCTGCTGGCAGAGCTTTTTCAGGAAACTTTCCACCCGTTTCTCTTCGTAGGAAATGATCTGCACGATCGGCTGTCCCGCCTGCAGCGAATCCTTAATTTGGTTAATGGACTGGTTCATCGCCGACCTCCCGCGCGGCCGCGCGTTTGATTTTCCATGCGTTCATGGGTGCCTCGTCAGCCGATCCTGAAATTGAGGGCTTTGGAGATAATGGAAAATTCGGCCGGCAATTTCCCGCCCATTTCGCCGTCGTATTCGGTATATACCTCTTCCTGCGACTCGACCTTGATATGCCGGGCTTTGAGCATGAAGACTTTCGGGTTTTTGGCGATCGTCCCGGAGTACAAAAGCGGGGTGTTGCGGATGATCTCCAGCTTTTTCATGTCTCCGACCAGCACCAGGTCGAAAAAACCGTCATCGGCTTCGGCTTGCGGGGCGATGATCATGCCGCCGCCGAAAATCCGGCCGTTGGCCACGGCGCCGATCAGGTATTCGCCCTGCAGCTGCTCCCTGCCGTCGACGGTCAGGGTGACGGTCTTGCTGCGGTAGGTCATCAGCGTGGCCAGGAGGCCGCGGTAATAGGTCAGGGCGCCGCGCCGACCCGACTGCACGTTGGCGATCCTGCGGATCACCTCGGCGCCCAGTCCGAAATCGGCGACATTGATGAAATACTGCTCGTGCGCCGAGGCGCCGCCATAGCTGATTTTGCCGATATCGATTTTTTTGTTTTTCGCGTTCTTGATCAGCGCCGCCGATTTTTCGAACTCCCGGGGGACTTTCATGAAGCGGATGAAATCCGATCCCGTGCCGGAGGGGATCATGCCCAGGGCGGCATCCTGGTTGATGGTTTTTCCGGAGTAATCGCTGAAAAAACCGCTGCTGATTTCGTTCATCGTACCGTCGCCGCCGACGCCGATGATCAGGTCGAAGCCGTCCTTGATCAGTGCCCTGGCGATCTCCGTCGCCTGGAGAGGTTTTTCAGTGAAAACATATTTGAATTCCCGGAAATGCGCTTTGATCGCCAGGCGGATCGTTTCCCATTTTCTTTCGGTTTGACCGCGGGCGGAGAAAGGATTGACGATGACATGGACTTTATTCATGCGGAGTCTCCGCCGGGCGGTAAAAGAATTTTCTGGCGATCAGCCCGGCGATCCCCCCGGCCGCAATGGCCATGAATACGAACAGTCCGACGCTGAGGATCATGATGGCCTTGAACTGGCCGCTTTGCAGGGTGCGGGTCATGTCCGCGTCCAGCAGGGGAGCGATGGCCTTGGCTTTTTCCAGCAGCGCCTCGAGCTTTTCCTGGGTGATGCCGAGGATGGTCATCAGGCTGAGAAAGGCGAACATGGCGCCGGCGACCAGGCCGCTCAAGGCTCCGGCCAGGAACGCGTCGCCCTTGCCAAGCCCCGGGTTCTCCTTGCCGAGCAGGTAGATGGTCAGGGCGGCGCCCAGCGCGATCCAGAGCATGAAAAAGAGGTTGAGCAGGTTGATGACCGGAAAAATGGAGAGGATGCCGGCCGCGCCGCCTCCCAAAAAAACGCTTTTGCCCAGCCCCTTGATTTGTTTGGCTCTGCTTTCTGACAACGTCGCTTCCTAGTTGATGATCTCGATGGCGCCGGTGATGTCGGCCGGCAGCGTGTCGGTGATGATGGTCTTGCCGGCGGCGGTCGTGTATTTGTAGATTTTCATCCTGGCCGGGGTCGAGACGGAAAAGGTGTAGCTCATCCCCATCAGCGACATCACGCGGCGGATGTACTGCTTGGTTTCCCGGTAAGGGGGGACGCCGTTGTACCTGCTGACCGTGTCTTCGCCGGCGTTGTAAGCGGCCAGGGTCAGGGGAATGTTCTGGTTGTATTTCTGGTAGAGATATTTCAAATGCTTCACGCCGGCTTCCAGGTTGTCGCCGGCATTGTAGCGGTTGTATACCCCGTATTGGCGGGCGGTATCCTTCATCAGCTGCATCAGCCCCACCGCGCCCTTGCGCGAAACGGCAAAGGGGTTGAAGCTGGATTCGGCCTTGGCCACGGCGATGACCAGGTCCTCGCGCAGGTCGTGCTTCTGGGTCAGGGACTGGATTTTTTCCTTGTACGGGACGGGAATCACGGTGGAATGGGAAGAGGGCAGGAAGTCGATGGTTCCCTTGCGGATCGATTCGGGATCCATGGTATTGGTCAATACGATATGGCCGTTCTTGTCCTGGCGGACGATCAGGCCGGCATAAAGGCCGCCGCTGCACAGCCAGGCAACCAAGAGAGCTGCTATTTCACGTTTCATGGCGGTCTTTTAGCAGGCGGCTGATTTTGCCCTTGAATTCCTCCGCTTCGGCGATGGCTTCGCCGCCGGCCTGGGCGAAATCCTTTCGGCCGCCTCCCTTGCCCATAACCATGGGCGCAATCTTCTTGATTATTATATTCGCGTTGAATTCGGCTGTCAAGTTCGGGTGGACCGCGACGGCGATCAGGGATTTCCCCTCCAGGTTGGCAAAGAGGACGGCGATTCCCTGGATGCGGTTCTTGACGGCTTCGGCCAGGTCGCCGAGCTGCTGGCGGTCGGCGATATCGACCTGGCCGATCACGGCCTTGGCACTGTTCAGCTGGAGCGCCTGGCCGATCATCCCGTCAATGTCCTGGCCCACGGCCGGGGTCTCCTTCTTGGACTGTTTTTCCCTTTCGCGCAGGCGCGTTTCCATATTTTTGAGGAAATCGAGGATCGTTTCGGCTTTCTGGCCAAAATGGCCGAGGAGCTGGCCGAAGATATGGAACGTTTTTTGCTGGTACAGGAAGGCCGGCTCTCCGGCCGCGGCTTCGATCCGGCGCACGCCGGCGGCGATAGACGCTTCGCTGACGATCTTGAAAAATCCGACTTCACCGCTGGCCTGCAAATGGGTGCCGCCGCATAGTTCCCTGGAAAAATCGGCCATGGCGACCACCCGGACCGTATCGCCGTACTTTTCATCGAAAATGGCGATGGCGCCGCTGGCGACGGCTTCCTCGTAGCCCTGGACGGTTTTGGCCACGGAGATGTTTTCCCTGATTTTGGCGTTGACCGCATACTCGACTTTTTCCAATTCTTCCGCGCTCAAGGCATTGTAGTGCGTGAAATCGAAACGGAGCTTGTCGGGACCGACGCGCGACCCGGCCTGCTTGACGTGCAGGCCCAGCACCTCGCGCAAGGCGGCTTGCAGCATGTGGGTGGCGGTATGGTGGACGGTGATGTGGCGGCGTCGCTCTTGGTCCACTTCCAGCCAGGCATGATCCTTCAGCCGCAGGGTGCCTTTTTTCAACACCACCTGATGCAGGACGGCGCCGGCCGGCGTTTTCTTGCTGTCAACGACCTCGAAAAAAACGCTGTCGTTCTTGCCGCTGCCGCTGTCGCCGACCTGGCCGCCGCTCTCGGCGTAGAACGGCGTGCGGTCGAAGATGAGGACGCCCTTTTCGCTTTCCTCCATCTGCTGGGCCTCGTTGCCGTCGACGTAGATGGCGAGCAGGCCGGCTTCGAGCTGGAGTTCGTCATAGCCCCTGAACTCGGTCGTCCAGCGCTCGCTGTTCTTTAGCGTGCCGATCTCCTTGCGCTTTTGCTGCAGGCTGAGCCGCGAGCGGTCTTTTTGCCCCTGCAATTCGCGCTGGAAAGCCTCGACATCGATGCCAATGCCCTTTTCCATGGCCAGGTCGCGGGCAAAATCGAGGGGAAAGCCGTAGGTATCGGAGAGGCGGAACAGGTCGCTGCCGGAGAGCAGCGGCTGCTTTTTTTCGCCGGCCGTTTGCAGGAGTTCTTCGAATATTTTCAGGCCGTTGACCAGGGTGCGGTTGAAACGCTCCTCTTCGGCGCCGATCACCTTGCGGATGAACTCCTGGCTGTGTTCCAGCTCGGGATAGAAAGGCTTCATGACGGCGATGACCGCGGCGCTGATCCGGTCCAGGAAATTGCCCTTGAAATTCAGCGCCTTACCGTGCTTGACGGCCCGGCGCAGCAGCCGGCGCAGGACGTAGCCGCGGCCGTCGTTGGCCGGCATGATGCCGTCGGCGATCAGGAAGGTCAGGGCGCGGATGTGATCGGCGACCACGTTCAGGTCGACCTGGAGCGCCGGATCCAGGGGATCGACGCCGGCCAGGGCGGCGGTGTGCTCGATGATCGGCTTGAAAAGATCGGTGCGGTAGTTGCTGGAAACGTTCTGCAGGATGGCGGTCAGGCGCTCCATGCCCATGCCGGTATCGATCGCCGGGGCCGGAAGCGGGAGCAGGGCGCCCGTTTCATCGCGGAAATACTGCATGAAGACCAGGTTCCAGATCTCAACATAGCGGCGGTTGCCGTCAACGAACCCGGCCGCGCCGAATTCCGCGCCGCGGTCGTAATGGATCTCCGAGCAGGGCCCGCAGGGGCCGGTTTCGCCCATCTGCCAGAAATTGTCCTTCTCGCCCAGGCGAACGATCCTCCGCTCCGGGATGCCGATGCCCTCCTGCCAGATGCGGAAGGCTTCGTCATCGTCCTTGAAAACGGTGATCCACAAGCGGTCGGGCGGCAGATGGTAATGGCCGGTGAGCAGCTCCCAGGCGTAGGCAATGGCCTTTTCCTTGAAATAGTCGCCGAAGGAGAAATTGCCGAGCATTTCGAAAAAGGTGTGGTGAAAATCGGTCTTGCCCACCTCGTCGAAATCGTTGTGCTTGCCGGACACGCGCATGCATTTCTGGATGCTGACCGCCCGCTTGTATTCGCGCTTTTCCTCCTGGAGAAATACCCCCTTGAACTGGTTCATGCCGGCATTGGTGAACAGCAGGCTCGGGTCCTTGGCCGGGATCAGCGGCGACGACAGGACTCGCTGGTGCTTTTTTTTGCCGAAGTAATCAAAAAATATGCGCCGGATCTCGGAATGGCTGGCCATTATTCGATTTCCAGCAGATGGTGATCGTGGGTCGGATCCTCGGGCATTTTTTTCGGCTTTTCGCCGTTGCCGATATCGGACATCCTTTTTTCCATTTCCTCCATCGACATGTCCTTGGTGCTCTGGATGCCGATTTTCTTGAGCTTGAATTCGTCGGGGTTGGAGGCCCACTTCAGCGCTTCCTCGAACGAGATCAAGTTCTTGAGATAGAGGAAATACAGCGACTGGTCGAAGGTCTGCATGCCGTACTGCGAGATGCCCTGGGAGATGGCTTCCTTGATCAGCTTGGTCTTCTCCTGGGTCACGATGCAGTCCTGGATGAAGGGCGTGTTGATCAGGATCTCGACGGCCGGCACCCGGCCCTTGCCGTCGCTGCGCGGCAGCAGCCTCATGGAGATGATCGACTTCAGGACCGACGCCAGCTGGATGCGGATCTGCTTCTGGTGATGGGGAGGGAACATGGAGATGATGCGGTTGATGGTTTCCGGGGCATCCAGGGTGTGCAGGGTAGAGAGGACCATGTGGCCGGTTTCGGCGGCCAGCAGCGCGGTCTCGATGGTCTCCAGGTCACGCATTTCTCCGACCAGGATGACGTCGGGATCCTGGCGCAGGGCGCTGCGCAGGGCCTTGGCGAAATCGTTGGTGTCCGAGCCGACCTCCCTCTGGTTGATGATGCTCTTTTTATCGCGGTGCAGGTATTCGATCGGGTCTTCGATGGTGACGATATGCTCGTTGCGGTGGAGGTTGACGTAGTCGATCATGGCGGCCAGCGAGGTGGATTTGCCGCTGCCGGTCGTTCCGGTGACCAGGATCAGGCCGCGCATCTCCTGGGAAATCTTTTCGAGCACCAGCGGCAGGTTCAGGTCGACGATGCTTTTGATCTGGGTGGGAATGATCCGTAAGACCATGCCCACGGCGCCGCGCTGGTAAAAGACATTGCAGCGGAATCGTCCCAGGCCGGGGATGCTGTAGGCCATGTCGATCTCGTGTTCGCGCTTGAATTTTTCCTTTTGCTCGCTGTTCATTATGGCGAACGCCATGGCGATCGTGTCTTCGGGCATCAGGCGCTTCAGTTCGACCAGCGGATGCAGGGTGCCGTCGATGCGGATCACCGGGTGGTTGCCGACCTTGAGATGCAAATCCGACGCATTTCGTTCAACGCTGATTTTCAGCAGATCGTCAATGCTCATGAATGACTCCCATTTTGTTTAGCAATTATACTTAATTTATTATACAACAACTGGCCGCAAACACAAAAAACAAACATCCTGCACGCTCGCTTTTTTGCCTTGCCCAAGCTGTTTCTGTTATAATTGGCGCATGCGGATATGGACGACTCCGGCGATGATCTGCCTGCTGCTGACGGCCGTTTCCTGTTCGGCCGGGAAAAGCATCCGCAGCGAACCTCCATCCCCCAAGGGGACGGTCGTAGACGCCCAGCCCCCCAAGGGGACGGTCGTAGACTCCCAGCCCTCCGAGCCGGCTCCCAAGGAGGAAATCCGCAGCAGCGATTTATATCAGACGGGGACAGCTTCGTGGTACGGCGATGATTTTCACGGCAGGCTCACCGCCAACGGCGAGAT carries:
- the alaS gene encoding alanine--tRNA ligase, with product MASHSEIRRIFFDYFGKKKHQRVLSSPLIPAKDPSLLFTNAGMNQFKGVFLQEEKREYKRAVSIQKCMRVSGKHNDFDEVGKTDFHHTFFEMLGNFSFGDYFKEKAIAYAWELLTGHYHLPPDRLWITVFKDDDEAFRIWQEGIGIPERRIVRLGEKDNFWQMGETGPCGPCSEIHYDRGAEFGAAGFVDGNRRYVEIWNLVFMQYFRDETGALLPLPAPAIDTGMGMERLTAILQNVSSNYRTDLFKPIIEHTAALAGVDPLDPALQVDLNVVADHIRALTFLIADGIMPANDGRGYVLRRLLRRAVKHGKALNFKGNFLDRISAAVIAVMKPFYPELEHSQEFIRKVIGAEEERFNRTLVNGLKIFEELLQTAGEKKQPLLSGSDLFRLSDTYGFPLDFARDLAMEKGIGIDVEAFQRELQGQKDRSRLSLQQKRKEIGTLKNSERWTTEFRGYDELQLEAGLLAIYVDGNEAQQMEESEKGVLIFDRTPFYAESGGQVGDSGSGKNDSVFFEVVDSKKTPAGAVLHQVVLKKGTLRLKDHAWLEVDQERRRHITVHHTATHMLQAALREVLGLHVKQAGSRVGPDKLRFDFTHYNALSAEELEKVEYAVNAKIRENISVAKTVQGYEEAVASGAIAIFDEKYGDTVRVVAMADFSRELCGGTHLQASGEVGFFKIVSEASIAAGVRRIEAAAGEPAFLYQQKTFHIFGQLLGHFGQKAETILDFLKNMETRLREREKQSKKETPAVGQDIDGMIGQALQLNSAKAVIGQVDIADRQQLGDLAEAVKNRIQGIAVLFANLEGKSLIAVAVHPNLTAEFNANIIIKKIAPMVMGKGGGRKDFAQAGGEAIAEAEEFKGKISRLLKDRHET
- a CDS encoding type IV pilus twitching motility protein PilT → MSIDDLLKISVERNASDLHLKVGNHPVIRIDGTLHPLVELKRLMPEDTIAMAFAIMNSEQKEKFKREHEIDMAYSIPGLGRFRCNVFYQRGAVGMVLRIIPTQIKSIVDLNLPLVLEKISQEMRGLILVTGTTGSGKSTSLAAMIDYVNLHRNEHIVTIEDPIEYLHRDKKSIINQREVGSDTNDFAKALRSALRQDPDVILVGEMRDLETIETALLAAETGHMVLSTLHTLDAPETINRIISMFPPHHQKQIRIQLASVLKSIISMRLLPRSDGKGRVPAVEILINTPFIQDCIVTQEKTKLIKEAISQGISQYGMQTFDQSLYFLYLKNLISFEEALKWASNPDEFKLKKIGIQSTKDMSMEEMEKRMSDIGNGEKPKKMPEDPTHDHHLLEIE